A stretch of Nonomuraea africana DNA encodes these proteins:
- a CDS encoding carbohydrate ABC transporter permease — protein MTRHIVGRIGFYTLIAVLMAFFTVPLLWLAAAPFTSDPTYEVSLPDFTFTNFQAILEHPYALGSLYNSLLLAVGTAVLVVLLAALAAYALSRVRIPGRDALLYALLLLSSIITGTAAMVPLFQLAVELNLIDSQLGLILILTGGLLPAAIFMLKDFMDSTPKSYEESARVFGASPLQIVGHVVVPLVRPGLATIGVWAIANVWGNFLMPYLLLSDIEKQPGAVIMFTLYTEGGQANLPLLSTFGLLYSVPVVLMYLFVSKKYGFRFHGGIKR, from the coding sequence ATGACCCGTCACATCGTCGGCAGGATCGGGTTCTACACCCTGATCGCGGTGCTGATGGCCTTCTTCACCGTGCCACTGCTGTGGCTGGCCGCGGCGCCGTTCACCTCGGACCCGACGTACGAGGTGTCGCTGCCCGACTTCACGTTCACCAACTTCCAGGCGATCCTCGAACACCCCTACGCGCTCGGCTCGCTCTACAACTCGCTGCTGCTGGCGGTGGGCACCGCCGTCCTGGTGGTGCTGCTGGCCGCGCTGGCCGCCTACGCGCTCAGCCGGGTGCGCATCCCCGGCCGCGACGCGCTGCTCTACGCCCTGCTGCTGCTCTCCTCGATCATCACCGGCACGGCCGCGATGGTGCCGCTCTTCCAGCTGGCCGTCGAGCTCAACCTCATCGACTCGCAGCTCGGGCTCATCCTCATCCTCACCGGCGGCCTGCTGCCCGCGGCGATCTTCATGCTCAAGGACTTCATGGACTCCACGCCCAAGTCCTACGAGGAGTCGGCGCGCGTCTTCGGCGCCTCCCCGCTGCAGATCGTCGGCCACGTCGTGGTGCCGCTGGTGCGGCCCGGGCTCGCCACGATCGGGGTCTGGGCGATCGCCAACGTCTGGGGCAACTTCCTGATGCCCTACCTGCTGCTGAGCGACATCGAGAAGCAGCCGGGCGCGGTGATCATGTTCACCCTCTACACCGAGGGCGGCCAGGCGAACCTGCCCCTGCTGTCCACCTTCGGCCTGCTCTACTCGGTCCCTGTGGTCCTCATGTACCTGTTCGTCAGCAAGAAGTACGGCTTCCGCTTCCACGGAGGGATCAAGCGCTGA
- a CDS encoding carbohydrate ABC transporter permease, translating into MARATSRPRARYSADAAGLGAPRAAAFIAPAMALIAVFLVFPALWVIYLGLTNYRLTGAAAAEPQFVGLDNFVKAVADGGFWNSAWLTVQFVLGSAVIGQVVLGFTIAWLLRDRQGPLKRVVEGLVILAWILPGAVVSFLWIALLDRDGGTLNALLGIPGFPWLLDHPMLSIIIFNTWRGTAFSMMLYGAALGNVPPSHLESARLAGASGWQQLRDVVFPHIRGHILTNLLLISLWTFNDFTPFLLTAGGPDHKSEVLAVHVYNVALRGGELGFGAAVSTIILLINLVVAVFYLRLLRRRS; encoded by the coding sequence CGCGGGCAACGTCGCGTCCTAGGGCCCGCTACAGCGCGGACGCGGCGGGTCTGGGCGCGCCCAGGGCCGCCGCGTTCATCGCCCCCGCGATGGCGCTCATCGCGGTGTTCCTGGTGTTCCCCGCGCTGTGGGTCATCTACCTGGGCCTGACCAACTACCGACTGACCGGCGCGGCCGCGGCCGAGCCACAGTTCGTCGGACTCGACAACTTCGTCAAGGCCGTCGCCGACGGCGGCTTCTGGAACTCCGCCTGGCTGACCGTCCAGTTCGTGCTCGGCTCCGCGGTCATCGGGCAGGTCGTGCTCGGCTTCACCATCGCCTGGCTGCTGCGCGACCGGCAGGGGCCGCTCAAGCGCGTGGTCGAGGGCCTGGTCATCCTGGCCTGGATCCTGCCCGGCGCGGTCGTCTCGTTCCTGTGGATCGCGCTGCTCGACCGCGACGGCGGCACGCTCAATGCGCTGCTCGGCATCCCCGGCTTCCCCTGGCTGCTCGACCACCCGATGCTGTCGATCATCATCTTCAACACCTGGCGCGGCACCGCGTTCTCGATGATGCTGTACGGCGCGGCCCTCGGGAACGTGCCGCCCTCGCACCTCGAAAGCGCCCGCCTGGCCGGGGCCTCGGGCTGGCAGCAGCTGCGCGACGTGGTCTTCCCGCACATCAGGGGCCACATCCTGACCAACCTGCTGCTGATCAGCCTCTGGACCTTCAACGACTTCACCCCGTTCCTGCTCACCGCGGGCGGGCCCGACCACAAGTCGGAGGTGCTGGCGGTCCACGTCTACAACGTGGCGCTGAGGGGCGGCGAGCTCGGGTTCGGCGCGGCGGTCTCCACGATCATCCTGCTGATCAACCTCGTGGTGGCCGTGTTCTACCTCCGGCTGCTCAGGAGGCGGTCATGA